DNA from Tripterygium wilfordii isolate XIE 37 chromosome 4, ASM1340144v1, whole genome shotgun sequence:
GTGAGAAACAAAATTCGTGAGGAAGTTGGGAATGCAAGGTTTTGTATTTTGGTTGATGAAGCAAAGGATGCATCGAATAGAGAACAAATGGCGATTGTTCTGAGATTTGTGGATATTCACGGATACTTGCAAGAacgatttttttgaaattgtgcatGTTGAAGATACTTGTGCTTTAACtctaaagaatcaaatatcGCAAGTTGTCACTCGACACAATTTGCGCATCCGAGATTTACGAGGTCAGGGATATGATGGTGCCAGCAACATGCATGGTGCATGGAACGGATTACAAGCTTTATTTCGCAGTGACTGCGAGTATGCATACTATGTTCATTGTTTTGCTCATTGTCTACAACTTGCTTTAGTTGCAATTGTCGAGAAAGAGATTTTAGTTTGgctattattttcaaaattgacTTGCATTGTCAATCTTGTTAGCACTTCTCCTAAACGGCATACCGAGTTACGATCTAGCTAAGCTTCTGAGATTGAATGTGACATAGCTAGTGGTGAACGTGAGACCAGTAAAGGGGCTAATCATATTGGTACtttgcataaatctggcactacTCGATAGagctcacattttgactccatTTGTAGTTTGATAGATATGTATGGTGCAACTATTATTGTGCTTCGATCTTTGGTTAAAGAAGGAGCTACAAATAAAATTTGTGGGGAAGCTGGTGGTTGTTTAATGTTGATGAAGTCCTTTGATTTTATATTCATATTGCATCTTATGCACAAGATTATGGGGATTTCAGATATGCTTTGTCGAACTTTGCAGCAAAAATCTTTGGATATTTTGAATGCAGTGAATTTGGTCTCAACGACAAAAGAATTACTTCGAACACTGCAAGAAGAAGGTTTTGATCATCTCCTTGGGCATATGAAATCAATTTGCTTGAAGTTTGATATCGATATACCTGATATGAGCACTCGGTACAAAGGAGCTATAGGACGTTATTGCCAATAGAATGATGATATCACAGTTGAGCATCACTATTGCATTGACATCTTCAAAGCTATGGTTGATTATATATTGGATGAGTTACGTATTAGATTCAATGAAGAATCAATGGAACTACTTATGCTCAGCTCTGCTTTAGATCCTAGGGACAACTTCAAAGCTTTTGATCCTGATCGCATTCTTTTACTTGCCGAGAAGTTTTATCCAACTGACTTTAGCGGACAAGACAATATCTTTTGAAATGTCAGTTAGATCATTATCGACTTGATGTGGTTTGCCACGAGAAGTTTCAGAATATGTCAACAATTTCATAATTGTGTCATGGGTTAGTAGAAACAAACAAGGCAGGGTCTTATAATTTAATCAACAGGTTGATTCGTCTCATTTTGACTATTCCTGTTTCTACGGGAACTATAGAACATGCATTTTTAGCTATGAAATTCATCAAAAGTGATCTTTGTAACAAGATGGAAAATGAGTATTTGAACGATTCATTGGTTGTCTTCATTGAAAGAGAAATTGCAGAAACTATCGATACAAATTCAATAATATATACCTTTGCTTCTTCAAAGGATCAAAGAGTCACATTTTTCTAGTAAGTGTCATTTTGCTAGTATTTGAGCTGGTAGTTAATTATTATAGTGTCTCCCTGCACATTTTTAATAGCATGCTCTTATTTTTACATCTTGAAACATGTCCCTTGCAGGTTATTGATCTTGCAAGTGTCTCACAAGAACTTGCCTATCTTGCAAGTGATGTAGATCTAGTTATCTTGGTTGGTTCTTGTCTTCTGGATTAGCTTGCTCTGGAATTCTTTTTATGACATGAATTTGAGGGTTCTTGGTTGGTTCATGTCTTGTGGATTGTCTTGTGCTATTGAGTGATAGATGCTGCTAATTCTTCACTTCATTTCTGTGTTCTATTTGGGTTCTAAAGTTTATCAAGCTCATCATGTGTCTATTCTCTTAAGGTTATAAGGTACAGCTTGAGAGTATTTGAGTTCTCGGCTTGTGTTGGCTGTAGACAAACACGAGGCTAGCTCTAAATgaggtttttattttgttgtacactACAACTTTTAGAGTTTCAATTTGTTATATATTAATACATTAgtggcttatcaaaaaaaaagatctaGGCTATATTACTGGAGCCGTATGTAAATCCTCCCCGCCACTTTTAAGTTCAGCCTAGGGTAAATCAAAATCCTGGTTCCGCCACTGATTCTAACATTCGTTCGAGTTCTTTGCtgctccacctcctcctcctttggAACAATCACGGTAAGCAATCCATGCTCAATACCACACTTGATCTCATCCAGGTTAATATTCTCAGGGAGCCTGAAGAGTCTCACAAAACTGCCGCATCGTCTCTCAATGCGGTGCCCCGTAcacctctcctctctctccaccGTCCTCTGCCCGCGTATCTTGAGTAAGTTATCTTTCACCTCCACCTTCACGTCCTCTTTCCTCGCCTCTGCATAACACTACGCAGTTTAGTCAGTACAATCCTCGCTAACTCACAAACAGGGGACATTAGGGCACATAACCCTACTAAGCACCTTATTGCTGCTGCGTCCTTCACTTTATTACTGCACATATTTATGTTATTTTCGTCCCAAAAGAATAGTAATTgactaataaaagaaaatttattcaAAGCCAATAACTGATAGCTTAACAAGGTCATgcaggaaataaaaaaaaaaaaaaaaaaaagaaacaaactcaaaattgaaaaacaaaggtTGGGAAAAAAAGACACAATCTGAGACTAAATTGTATGAATGAGACTAAATTGTATGAATCCGGGAGGTTCTGAATTCTTTTTTCTCCCAAATTCAATTTTTGCTGAGTAATATTCTCGTGGACCTTTGAGAGGTGTGataaatttatatatgtgtGAATATGACGACCCAAATTGAATAAAGTTGGATGTCCAAATTAAGGATAAAGGTTACCATAAcgttttcggttaaaaaaaataaatagccaggatattttattttttaaaataaatgagaaggGGATGGGGAAGCTCGATCTTGAAAATTCTATGAAATATCATATACATGATCAATGTCATATGAGCTACTCGTATTCGTGATTCTCATGATGTATATTTTATAGTAACTTGTGAAAAATCCTTGTTCATTATTTTTTGTGGAAGTAATAGGAGATGTAGTTGAAATGAAGATTACCAGGAAGTTCGGCATGAAAGAGATAAGCGCGGGGGGTTTCGCGCCAGTTGACGTGGGCATGAGCAATAGCAGTTGCTTCATCACTACCATGCACACCATTTTGACCCCCGCCGTAGGAAGACGAATCCCACATATCAGACGAATAGGGTGAAGTGAAAAACCACGACTCTCCATCCACTTCACCACGCCATGGACCCACCGAAGATCCCACCATATTtgctttttccttttgtttctatATGTCTCTTCACTCTTGACGAAAAAACAGTTGCGCTAGCTAGCTTGTCAATCGTCTGTGAAGCATCATGTACCCAAAAAGCAGTCCCGGGTGCATGCCACGTGGAAAGTGATTGAGACGCGTGTCAACTTGTTTGCCACGTGGCCGTACGCATTTGTGTGGTTGTATATCATGTACGTCATTTCCCACCCACAAGGCCACAATGCTtatcttaaaaaagaaaaaaaatcttcaattaaaaaaaaaaaagaatctctCACGTTCGAAAATAAGATAAAGCATGACAAATTGAAATTGAAGCATATTTTGTTTTCAAGGTTACTGGTTTAGTTGCCTTTTATTATATTTGCGTGTGTGTgttatttgtattatttataaAAGCATAATTCATTTTTGGGTTTTGGCTCCGTTTGACTTGCGGCTCCATTGCATCAAACGGTGCACAAATGCCAATAGATCCGTTGGCATATTATATGCCAGCGGATCTGTTCCCAAAAAGCTCCCATTAGGGGGATAGGGGGGGCTGGAATTGCTTTTTCTGAAATTAAATGAAATGTTTTATATCTCATCCGCTCATGTCATCTAATGGTATTAAGAGATGCCAACTCATGTCAGTTAGTGAAgtcaatttaataaaaacttCAAGTCCGTGAACAATGGTCCcggaaagaaaaacacaaataacCTAGTGAGAGAGAGAACTACCAAGTATAAGGGAAGGGAATCTGGCTCCATATTGCCTAGAGCTACCACCGTCATCCGATTCAATTCCCACAAAAGGTAATCTGGTAAAGAAGTTAAGTAGTCGACGCGGTAAAGCACGCAAAGTCTAGCTGCCCAAATATGATTCACAAACAAACCCTTCGTCGAACAAAAGGAGATCTAATACAATTGGACAGAACTTCAGAACAAAATCAATGGCACTCTAATGGTTGTCGTCGCTGGTGAGGGTGGTCGTAGTCGCTAGTTGTGTCCCTTCGTTGGTGGAGAACTAATTTTGGGAGAGATGAAGTAAGAGAGAACCCTAGCCTAGTTTAAGAGATTTATTTAATGATATTAAATCTCAGCCATCAATTTCATCTAATGGctgatatttaattaattacacaCAATTTCAGTAAAGCAATTCCAGCCCCCCTATCCCCCATTAGGAGctattttttgggcatttaagacctttgcttctttttttttttaaaaaaattaaactgaCGAAGGCTCGCTTGTAATCATTATTgttaatgtttttttctttttttaaagaatgTGGGCCCACCTCTATaacatttattatttaaaaaaaatcatttttatattgaatttctTATAAAGGATCATTTTACATTTTATAAAAATTACGTGAATGTTAcacaaatttttaattttatatttaacattaaaattaattttaataataaattatacttattagactaatttttttaaacaaattattataaaattttaatttataatattataaaatctaaaataatattttactcCACAGTTTTCAGCTAGCGTCAAATTTTTAGttcgccaaacacctcacagcattgaATGGAACTttaagtttagtttttttttttccacagcttttctgttagtattgaaaatcaatataacCGCTTTATCAAACGGACACCTTAACAACAAAAAAACTCTctttagccttttttttttgaatataaatacacacacatatataactcTAGCTAACCAAACACCACCCCTAAGGGCAAAAAGTATTTGGTTTACTAGATTTATATACTACACACTTATaacaaccgatgtggtattttttACCCAGACTTTTTAAGTGAAACACCTAAACAATTTCAATCTCTTTAGTCTTTACTACCTcaatttcaattattattatttttaatggaACTTATGAAAGAGTAGGCGCACCGAGAAATCTTTCCGTGCAACAAAGTAAATTTTGGGGATAGCTTTCAATTGAAGTGGGGTTACACAATTTCCTAAAAATTTATCATTCACATttaataatgaagaaaatatttgacaagttttaaaaatagaaaaccaaaatgtggtgtgatgtgCTACACCTTTCAAACCAATGGATTTAAATTAtaaactctataattttaaacgaattgtgaAAACCACAGATCTCTTTTAGTTAGTCACCTGATCACGAGCAGACAATGTATGAATTTATTCACGATATTTCAAACATTgttattcaaaatttcaaataaaattaataataggATAAtcgttttattttcttttttttgatataaGAAACAAATTATTCACGTTATTTCAAACAATATTTTAATCATATTAATAGGATAATAATTTTAtctgaattttgttttatttgtttttgacataagaaaaagaaacattcCATGAGAAACAACTATGAGCCAAGTCCAGTCGCTCTCGTAACCTTTGTTTTTCTATCTAAAATGGGGCGGCAGGTAACCAttttctaaggtttcaaaggCTTGCTAGGGAGAGTGTCTTGGTTTGGCAAGTTCTGGTTGTCAATTGATATTATATCTAGGTAGGGAGGTCTGGTTGTTCTTTTGGGTCTTTTCCCCATGGAGGATTTGTTCGAGAAATTGATCCTTACTGAAGAGGAAGTGGGTGGGGTGGTATAGGCGAGAATCAAGCTGCTACTGGGAAGACCAAGGAGGATCGGTGCTTAATTGGCCAAATTTTCAACACAAGGCCCTCTAATACTGATGCTTTGAAAAATACTCTAATGAATATGTGGAAAAAAGAGATACGGGAGTTCAAAAATTTGGGTGAAAATAAGTTCTTTCTGGAATTTGGGTTGGTTCTGGCAAAGAACAGGATTCTCAACAGGGAACCATGGAGCTTTGATAACCATCTTTTCGCCTTAGCAGCGTTTGATCCCCTGATTTGAGTCAAGCACATAGAGGTCAAATATGTTTCCATCTAGGTGAGGTTGCACGATTTGTGATGCAAACTAGATCAAGAATCACACTTGAAACTAGAACACAAGACAAGCACGGTGAGAATCACTCTCGTTTTCTTTCTATTATGGAATCACTCCAGAATAttggttttcttctttcatGCGAAACAAAAATGAGCTGCCTATTCAAAGGAAATAGAATACTTAAATAATAAAAGATCACATGTGAACACTTTTATTCATTGACTCGGTTGCCCTTATCAATGCTAGATTTCAGCCACCATCAGCTCCGTGTCTCCTGCCTTTAATTCTTCAAGGTTGTGTTGAATGTCTAGTTGCACGGGCATGGGCCCCTTAGTTGGTCCACTGAAACTAAAGCCATCTTTTGCACCAATTCCCTCCTTCACTAAGAAATTCGACTCCGTCGAATGATGCTGGCAGTAGTTTTCAAGCAGAAT
Protein-coding regions in this window:
- the LOC119996915 gene encoding 17.6 kDa class I heat shock protein-like, with protein sequence MVGSSVGPWRGEVDGESWFFTSPYSSDMWDSSSYGGGQNGVHGSDEATAIAHAHVNWRETPRAYLFHAELPEARKEDVKVEVKDNLLKIRGQRTVEREERCTGHRIERRCGSFVRLFRLPENINLDEIKCGIEHGLLTVIVPKEEEVEQQRTRTNVRISGGTRILIYPRLNLKVAGRIYIRLQ